The Zootoca vivipara chromosome 4, rZooViv1.1, whole genome shotgun sequence genome has a segment encoding these proteins:
- the GPM6B gene encoding neuronal membrane glycoprotein M6-b isoform X1, with the protein MEIGRYQWMYRNSRLHQYHHVPALRGNVSPLGIQGCFECCIKCLGGVPYASLVATILCFSGVALFCGCGHVALAGTVSILEQRFSTNVTDHALLSEVIKLMQYVIYGIASFFFLYGIILLAEGFYTTSAVKELHGEFKTTICGRCISGMFVFLTYVLGVTWLGVFGFSAVPVFMFYNIWSTCEVIRSLPANMTASADQICVDIRQYGIIPWNAVPGKACGSALADMCSTPEFYLSYHLFIVACAGAGATVIALLIYMMATTYNYAVLKFKSREDCCTKF; encoded by the exons ATGGAAATTGGCAGGTACCAATGGATGTACAGGAATTCAAGGCTACACCAGTACCATCATGTGCCAGCATTGAGAGGCAATGTTAGTCCTTTGGGGATTCAAG GTTGCTTTGAATGTTGCATTAAGTGCCTGGGAGGAGTTCCATATGCTTCCCTTGTGGCAACTATTCTCTGCTTCTCTGGGGTAGCATTGTTCTGCGGCTGCGGTCATGTGGCTCTTGCCGGGACCGTATCGATCCTCGAACAGCGTTTTTCCACAAATGTTACTGACCATGCTTTGTTATCTGAAGT AATAAAACTAATGCAGTATGTGATCTATGGCATTGCATCGTTTTTTTTCTTGTATGGAATTATCCTGTTGGCGGAGGGCTTTTATACAACAAGTGCTGTGAAGGAGCTGCATGGTGAATTCAAGACAACCATCTGTGGCCGCTGCATCAGTGGAATG TTTGTTTTCCTGACCTACGTACTGGGGGTGACCTGGCTTGGCGTCTTTGGCTTCTCGGCTGTGCCGGTCTTCATGTTCTATAACATATGGTCAACTTGCGAAGTCATCAGATCACTCCCAGCAAATATGACAGCTTCAGCGGACCAGATCTGTGTGGATATCAGGCAATACG GTATCATCCCTTGGAATGCTGTGCCTGGCAAGGCATGTGGGTCAGCCTTAGCAGATATGTGCAGCACCCCTGAG TTCTATTTGTCTTACCACCTGTTCATTGTGGCGTGTGCTGGAGCTGGTGCTACTGTCATAGCCCTG CTGATCTACATGATGGCTACCACATATAACTATGCCGTTTTGAAGTTTAAGAGTCGGGAAGATTGCTGCACTAAATTCTAA
- the GPM6B gene encoding neuronal membrane glycoprotein M6-b isoform X2: MGCFECCIKCLGGVPYASLVATILCFSGVALFCGCGHVALAGTVSILEQRFSTNVTDHALLSEVIKLMQYVIYGIASFFFLYGIILLAEGFYTTSAVKELHGEFKTTICGRCISGMFVFLTYVLGVTWLGVFGFSAVPVFMFYNIWSTCEVIRSLPANMTASADQICVDIRQYGIIPWNAVPGKACGSALADMCSTPEFYLSYHLFIVACAGAGATVIALIHFLMILSSNWAYLKDASKMQAYQDIKAKEEQELQDIQSRSKEQLNSYT; encoded by the exons GTTGCTTTGAATGTTGCATTAAGTGCCTGGGAGGAGTTCCATATGCTTCCCTTGTGGCAACTATTCTCTGCTTCTCTGGGGTAGCATTGTTCTGCGGCTGCGGTCATGTGGCTCTTGCCGGGACCGTATCGATCCTCGAACAGCGTTTTTCCACAAATGTTACTGACCATGCTTTGTTATCTGAAGT AATAAAACTAATGCAGTATGTGATCTATGGCATTGCATCGTTTTTTTTCTTGTATGGAATTATCCTGTTGGCGGAGGGCTTTTATACAACAAGTGCTGTGAAGGAGCTGCATGGTGAATTCAAGACAACCATCTGTGGCCGCTGCATCAGTGGAATG TTTGTTTTCCTGACCTACGTACTGGGGGTGACCTGGCTTGGCGTCTTTGGCTTCTCGGCTGTGCCGGTCTTCATGTTCTATAACATATGGTCAACTTGCGAAGTCATCAGATCACTCCCAGCAAATATGACAGCTTCAGCGGACCAGATCTGTGTGGATATCAGGCAATACG GTATCATCCCTTGGAATGCTGTGCCTGGCAAGGCATGTGGGTCAGCCTTAGCAGATATGTGCAGCACCCCTGAG TTCTATTTGTCTTACCACCTGTTCATTGTGGCGTGTGCTGGAGCTGGTGCTACTGTCATAGCCCTG ATACACTTCCTCATGATACTGTCCTCTAACTGGGCCTACTTAAAGGATGCGAGCAAAATGCAGGCTTACCAGGATATCAAAGCAAAAGAAGAACAGGAGCTTCAGGATATCCAGTCTCGGTCCAAAGAGCAACTCAATTCTTACACATAA
- the GPM6B gene encoding neuronal membrane glycoprotein M6-b isoform X3 yields the protein METAAEENTEQSQEKKVITRPEMEIGRYQWMYRNSRLHQYHHVPALRGNVSPLGIQGCFECCIKCLGGVPYASLVATILCFSGVALFCGCGHVALAGTVSILEQRFSTNVTDHALLSEVIKLMQYVIYGIASFFFLYGIILLAEGFYTTSAVKELHGEFKTTICGRCISGMFVFLTYVLGVTWLGVFGFSAVPVFMFYNIWSTCEVIRSLPANMTASADQICVDIRQYGIIPWNAVPGKACGSALADMCSTPEFYLSYHLFIVACAGAGATVIALIHFLMILSSNWAYLKDASKMQAYQDIKAKEEQELQDIQSRSKEQLNSYT from the exons ATGGAAACTGCAGCGGAGGAAAATACAGAACAAAGCCAAGAGAAAAAAG TGATCACCAGACCAGAAATGGAAATTGGCAGGTACCAATGGATGTACAGGAATTCAAGGCTACACCAGTACCATCATGTGCCAGCATTGAGAGGCAATGTTAGTCCTTTGGGGATTCAAG GTTGCTTTGAATGTTGCATTAAGTGCCTGGGAGGAGTTCCATATGCTTCCCTTGTGGCAACTATTCTCTGCTTCTCTGGGGTAGCATTGTTCTGCGGCTGCGGTCATGTGGCTCTTGCCGGGACCGTATCGATCCTCGAACAGCGTTTTTCCACAAATGTTACTGACCATGCTTTGTTATCTGAAGT AATAAAACTAATGCAGTATGTGATCTATGGCATTGCATCGTTTTTTTTCTTGTATGGAATTATCCTGTTGGCGGAGGGCTTTTATACAACAAGTGCTGTGAAGGAGCTGCATGGTGAATTCAAGACAACCATCTGTGGCCGCTGCATCAGTGGAATG TTTGTTTTCCTGACCTACGTACTGGGGGTGACCTGGCTTGGCGTCTTTGGCTTCTCGGCTGTGCCGGTCTTCATGTTCTATAACATATGGTCAACTTGCGAAGTCATCAGATCACTCCCAGCAAATATGACAGCTTCAGCGGACCAGATCTGTGTGGATATCAGGCAATACG GTATCATCCCTTGGAATGCTGTGCCTGGCAAGGCATGTGGGTCAGCCTTAGCAGATATGTGCAGCACCCCTGAG TTCTATTTGTCTTACCACCTGTTCATTGTGGCGTGTGCTGGAGCTGGTGCTACTGTCATAGCCCTG ATACACTTCCTCATGATACTGTCCTCTAACTGGGCCTACTTAAAGGATGCGAGCAAAATGCAGGCTTACCAGGATATCAAAGCAAAAGAAGAACAGGAGCTTCAGGATATCCAGTCTCGGTCCAAAGAGCAACTCAATTCTTACACATAA